A window of Parambassis ranga chromosome 10, fParRan2.1, whole genome shotgun sequence contains these coding sequences:
- the cd74a gene encoding CD74 molecule, major histocompatibility complex, class II invariant chain a has protein sequence MANPEETAPMARERAGSEEVLIVGAAPRGGSNSRALKIAGLTTLACLLLASQVFTAYMVFDQKQQIHTLQKSSERMGRQMTRSSPGGVPMRMAMPMNTLPLLKDFSDDENSKTPLTKLQNTATVSVEKQVKDLLQDANLPQFNQTFLANLQNLKQQMEEGEWKKLESWMHYWLIFQMAQEKPPAAPTQPALLIKTKCQMEAAPGGMKIGSYKPQCDEEGKYKPMQCWHATGFCWCVDEQGNVIEGTSMRGRPDCRKGSAPRRLMAAPMLMQKTLDVDDQ, from the exons ATGGCAAACCCCGAGGAAACTGCTCCCATGGCCAGAGAGAGGGCAGGCAGTGAAGAGGTCCTTATTGTCGGCGCAGCACCAAGAGG TGGTTCCAACAGTCGTGCCCTGAAGATTGCAGGCCTGACCACTTTGGCGTGCCTGCTGCTGGCCAGCCAGGTCTTCACTGCCTACATGGTGTTCGACCAGAAGCAGCAGATCCACACGCTGCAGAAGAGCTCTGAGAGAATGGGCAGACAGATGACCCGCTCCTCCCCAG GTGGGGTTCCTATGAGGATGGCCATGCCTATGAACACCCTGCCTCTGCTAAAGGACTTCAGTGATGATGAGAACTCCAAGACACCCCTGACA AAACTGCAGAACACTGCGACTGTCAGCGTGGAGAAGCAGGTGAAGGACCTCCTGCAG GATGCCAACCTGCCGCAGTTCAATCAGACCTTCCTGGCCAACCTGCAGAACCTGaagcagcagatggaggaggGCGAGTGGAAG AAATTGGAGTCCTGGATGCACTACTGGCTGATCTTCCAGATGGCCCAGGAGAAGCCTCCTGCAGCACCCACTCAGCCAG CCCTTCTGATCAAGACCAAGTGCCAGATGGAGGCCGCACCTGGAGGCATGAAGATCGGCTCATACAAGCCGCAGTGTGATGAGGAGGGCAAATACAAGCCCATGCAGTGCTGGCACGCCACTGGCTTTTGCTGGTGTGTGGATGAGCAAGGCAATGTCATCGAAGGCACCTCCATGCGCGGTCGTCCTGACTGCCGAAAAG GCTCAGCTCCACGTCGCTTGATGGCCGCACCCATGCTGATGCAGAAGACCCTCGACGTTGATG atcAGTGA
- the LOC114443028 gene encoding kinesin-like protein KIN-4B, which translates to MRCSSLFSLAVEWKLHPEEVESDVCRNRLQLFSLAGGASRADLKGVSPLVKVLDQIPNSANSINLLPFLLNEALTGNSKTALIYCIDPQGLLHEHTISALDLAQRARSVVTKASTVRWNPRATEQETRDGIMDLRSVMSQGGSEVNSIYRLAELTQNLQVVKNQSWEKRRDESEKIKVQMKSFQTSNSNQNLLRDHHSDHMQSTETMKYLQDQLRREMEDHIREGKGNVNKVQERVARIQQLKEALREETLKSGAVTGKSQLRQQPQLEYNKAQEQRRQLKEDHGRLIQEEVEKMERDLAQEQLAAEGPHRELLVLSRERQVLVLQIEALRAELQHAERDLHDQFHRHQTELHCQREESLQVFRAFRQVSEEQRKISEGRYRSVLLEAVQDAIYLSAQNQQLQADNKQLRKALGEIKDTRAVRGDPMADLMSQQHD; encoded by the exons ATGAG ATGTAGTTCCCTGTTCTCACTGGCCGTGGAGTGGAAACTCCATCCAGAGGAGGTGGAGTCAGATGTCTGCCGCAACAGACTGCAGCTGTTCAGCCTGGCAGGAGGAGCCAGCAGGGCTGACCTCAAAGG CGTCAGCCCCTTGGTTAAGGTCCTGGATCAAATCCCAAATTCTGCTAACAGCATCAACCTCCTCCCTTTCTTGCTTAATGAGGCCTTAACTGGAAACAGCAAGACTGCCCTCATCTACTGCATCGACCCTCAAG GTCTTCTACATGAGCACACTATCTCTGCTCTAGATTTGGCCCAGAGAGCAAGAAGTGTGGTAACGAAAGCTTCCACTGTGCGCTGGAATCCAAGggccactgagcaggagacacgCGATGGCATCATGGACCTAAGAAGTGTAATGTCACAGGGAGGAAGTGAAGTTAACAGCATTTACAGGCTCGCTGAGCTGACGCAGAACCTGCAG GTAGTGAAAAATCAGTCatgggagaagaggagggacgAGTCAGAGAAGATAAAAGTCCAAATGAAG AGTTTTCAGACCTCAAACAGCAATCAGAACCTGTTGAGAGATCATCACTCTGATCACATGCAGAGTACAGAAACTATGAAAtacctgcaggaccagctgagACGGGAGATGGAGGATCACATTAGAG AAGGTAAAGGGAATGTGAACAAAGTCCAGGAGAGGGTAGCGAGAATCCAGCAGCTGAAGGAGGCCCTCAGAGAGGAGACATTGAAGAGCGGGGCCGTCACAGGGAAATCTCAACTCCGTCAACAA CCTCAGTTGGAATACAACAAAGCACAGGAGCAGAGGCGGCAACTTAAGGAGGATCATGGGAGATTAAttcaggaggaggtggagaagatggagagagactTGGCACAGGAGCAGCTAGCG GCAGAGGGCcctcacagagagctgctggtgCTGTCCAGAGAGAGGCAGGTCCTGGTGCTGCAGATAGAGGCCCTGCGTGCCGAGCTCCAGCATGCCGAGAGAGACCTGCATGATCAATTTCACAGACACCAAACCGAGCTGCACTGTCAGAGGGAAGAGAGTCTGCAG GTATTCAGAGCTTTTCGTCAAGTGAGTGAAGAGCAGAGGAAGATTTCAGAGGGCAGATACAGAAGTGTGCTGCTGGAAGCTGTGCAGGATGCCATCTACTTATCGGCACAGAACCAACAGCTACAGGCCGACAATAAACAGCTCCGTAAAG cactgGGGGAGATAAAAGACACTCGGGCAGTGCGAGGTGATCCAATGGCTGACCTGATGTCCCAGCAACATGACTAA
- the LOC114443134 gene encoding probable UDP-sugar transporter protein SLC35A4: MALMHHSSLSPSGGTSALHASPRLFLVAPYAVPAVLYAFNNNLVVVMQAYMDPSSYQVLSNLKIASTALLYSLCLGKRLLPAQWLALGLLTLAGVSHSYSSLDLKDTERAEEVPRLHITAWGLLLILVYCTVSGLAAVYTERVLKSQKLPLSLQNLYLYMFGVAINGLSSFLSVASDKSFLEGYSGVVWVIVAGQAANGLLMSVVLKHGSGITRLFVISCSMLVNALLSWALLGLQITPFFPLPVTMIGLAAYLYYR, encoded by the exons ATGGCTCTCATGCACCACTCATCACTCTCACCAAG TGGGGGGACATCGGCCTTACATGCTTCTCCACGTCTCTTCCTTGTGGCCCCCTATGCAGTCCCGGCCGTACTCTACGCCTTCAACAACAACCTGGTAGTTGTTATGCAGGCCTATATGGACCCAAGCTCATACCAAGTACTCTCTAATCTTAAAATAGCCTCCACAGCTCTGCTCTACTCCCTCTGTCTGGGCAAGAGGCTCCTGCCTGCTCAGTGGTTAGCCCTGGGCCTCCTTACGCTTGCAGGTGTGAGCCACAGCTACAGCAGCCTGGATCTCAAGGACACTGAGAGAGCTGAAGAAGTTCCTAGGCTTCATATCACAGCTTGGGGGCTTCTCCTTATTCTAGTTTACTGCACTGTTTCAGGGCTGGCAGCAGTTTACACAGAGAGGGTGCTGAAGAGCCAGAAGCTGCCCCTCAGCCTGCAGAATCTCTACCTCTACATGTTTGGTGTGGCCATCAATGGGTTGTCCTCTTTCTTATCTGTAGCAAGTGACAAGAGCTTTCTGGAGGGCTACTCAGGGGTGGTTTGGGTCATCGTAGCAGGGCAAGCGGCTAACGGACTCCTGATGTCTGTGGTTCTCAAGCATGGCAGTGGGATCACCCGACTGTTTGTCATTTCCTGTTCCATGCTGGTCAATGCTCTGTTATCTTGGGCCCTCTTAGGTTTGCAGATCACTCCTTTTTTCCCACTACCTGTTACTATGATTGGACTGGCAGCTTATCTGTATTACAGATAG
- the LOC114443135 gene encoding SLC35A4 upstream open reading frame protein-like, with amino-acid sequence MADDKDPLKQLKDLTQLKNQLEEIQRRIENEVSAGIPQGSSVLGSPFLKGFLAGYVVAKLRSSAILGLLLGTATGIYAAQNYQVPNIERTFKDYMNNFKKRPK; translated from the exons ATGGCGGATGACAAG gaTCCTCTGAAACAGTTGAAAGATCTCACGCAGCTCAAAAACCAGTTGGAGGAGATCCAGAGGCGAATAGAGAACGAAGTGTCCGCAGGAATTCCTCAG GGGAGCTCTGTGTTGGGATCTCCATTCCTTAAGGGCTTTTTGGCCGGTTATGTGGTGGCCAAGCTACGTTCCTCTGCCATCCTGggactgctgctgggaacaGCCACTGGCATATACGCAGCACAGAACTATCAAGTGCCCAACATTGAAAGGACCTTTAAAGATTATATGAACAATTTCAAAAAGAGACCAAAGTAG